One window from the genome of Cydia fagiglandana chromosome 21, ilCydFagi1.1, whole genome shotgun sequence encodes:
- the LOC134675094 gene encoding 52 kDa repressor of the inhibitor of the protein kinase-like, whose product MCILFGRREAGINDMKLGRLVSEPLLRYKKAIETITHHEGTKYHQQNVVASQNFLDVMEGKSMDVVVQMKSHEMKTIEENRKKLIPIIKTIILCGTQNIPLRGHRDDGSLESESSDGHGEGNFRALLKFRIDAGDEILRDHVKTCPKNASYISKSTQNDLIECCGELISNKIVNKIKKSKYFTIIADETTDVSIYEQLAVCIRYFDVDTNEIQEDFLMFVEVVKLSGENIAHHILKALESINLDITFCRGQAYDGGANMSGKIQGVQARISSIQPLAVFTHCASHRLNLALSTACTVPSIRNAVGVISSVATFFRESAQRIHLLREEMQTQLPKEKQNIFKKMCETRWVERHEAVLTFLDVLPCLPDILQKMADQGNRSATSPFSLLQSIMSSEFLISLVILSDILGITLPLSRSLQATEIDIISAVQLINTTTGSLQRQRETSTTSFNKLFNQAEAIANEIGAEITVRRITGRQTNRPNIQTQSVEEYYRLSVYIPFLDYLLSEMSSRFPSAPLQTIGQLQKLLSHNFSDEDIEDVLQGAELYKDDLPCFLALKGELKIWQQMRENIPKTPADAYKRATVLPNIRTLCQLLCTFPVTTSTAERSFSTLRRLKSYLRSRMTEERLNGLALMHIHQDIAKKMDANEVLDIFSRKHKRKLSLLIM is encoded by the coding sequence ATGTGCATTCTGTTTGGCCGACGTGAAGCGGGAATAAATGATATGAAGCTGGGAAGATTGGTGTCGGAACCACTGCTTCGATACAAAAAGGCCATCGAGACGATCACACACCACGAAGGTACGAAATATCACCAACAGAACGTGGTAGCCTCTCAAAATTTTTTGGATGTGATGGAGGGGAAATCGATGGATGTTGTTGTGCAAATGAAATCCCACGAAATGAAAACTATTGAAGAGAATCGTAAAAAACTTATACCcattataaaaacaattatattatgtGGAACGCAAAACATACCCTTAAGAGGTCACAGGGATGACGGTAGTTTAGAATCGGAAAGTTCTGACGGACACGGAGAAGGCAACTTCAGAGCGTTGTTGAAGTTCCGAATCGATGCTGGAGATGAGATACTGCGTGACCATGTAAAAACGTGTCCTAAAAACGCTTCCTACATTAGCAAGTCGACACAAAATGACTTAATAGAATGCTGTGGGGAATTAATCAGCAACAAAATAGtgaacaaaattaaaaagtctAAATATTTTACCATTATAGCTGATGAGACCACGGATGTTTCTATTTATGAGCAACTAGCCGTTTGTATTCGCTATTTTGATGTAGATACAAATGAAATACAAGAagattttttaatgtttgtcgAAGTTGTTAAACTTAGTGGTGAAAATATTGCTCATCATATTTTGAAGGCGCTGGAAAGCATTAATCTAGACATTACGTTTTGCCGGGGTCAAGCGTATGATGGAGGAGCCAACATGAGCGGTAAAATACAAGGTGTTCAGGCACGGATATCCAGCATTCAGCCTTTAGCCGTTTTTACCCACTGTGCAAGCCACCGACTCAACTTAGCTCTCAGTACAGCCTGCACCGTACCCAGCATAAGAAATGCCGTAGGAGTAATCTCAAGTGTAGCAACTTTCTTTCGTGAGTCAGCTCAACGAATACATCTCCTCAGAGAAGAAATGCAAACTCAGCTGCCTAAGGAAAAacaaaatatctttaaaaaaatgtgtgagaCCAGATGGGTGGAAAGGCATGAAGCGGTTTTGACATTTTTGGACGTTTTGCCATGTCTACCTGACATTTTGCAAAAAATGGCTGATCAAGGAAACAGGAGTGCTACATCTCCATTTTCGTTGCTGCAATCAATAATGTCGTCAGAATTTCTCATAAGCCTGGTAATCCTTTCTGATATTTTAGGAATTACGCTGCCATTATCGCGATCATTACAAGCGACTGAAATTGACATAATTTCTGCAGTTCAGCTTATCAATACCACCACAGGAAGTCTGCAGAGACAACGTGAAACTAGCACGACCTcatttaataaactttttaATCAGGCTGAGGCGATCGCAAACGAAATTGGTGCAGAAATCACGGTCCGCAGAATCACCGGCCGTCAAACAAATCGGCCGAACATTCAGACCCAGTCAGTTGAAGAATATTATCGACTTTCGGTATATATTCCGTTTTTAGACTATTTGCTAAGCGAAATGTCATCCAGGTTCCCTAGTGCTCCGCTCCAAACAATCGGGCAGTTGCAAAAGTTGTTGTCCCATAACTTCAGCGATGAAGATATAGAGGATGTTTTGCAAGGCGCTGAACTATATAAGGATGACCTTCCTTGTTTTTTAGCTTTGAAGGGAGAGCTAAAAATATGGCAGCAGATGAGAGAAAATATTCCAAAGACTCCAGCAGATGCCTacaagcgagcaacggttctaCCGAATATTAGAACTCTGTGTCAATTGTTGTGCACGTTTCCTGTGACCACTAGCACTGCCGAGCGATCTTTCTCCACCTTACGCCGCTTAAAGTCATATCTTCGCAGCAGGATGACAGAAGAGCGTTTAAATGGACTGGCTTTAATGCACATCCATCAAGACATTGCGAAAAAAATGGACGCTAATGAAGTGCTGGACATCTTCAGCAGGAAACATAAAAGAAaactatcattattaattatgtaa